Proteins encoded together in one Gemmatimonadota bacterium DH-78 window:
- the aroF gene encoding 3-deoxy-7-phosphoheptulonate synthase has translation MIIVTRAGVTREQVDHIRERVEAAGLRTHLSVGEHRTIIGCVGDESRLSELPLLSIPGVEQVHPVLKPYKLASRSFSPHATRIPFGSTEIGAEEFTVVAGPCSVESREVMQATAERVLEAGARGLRGGAFKPRTSPYSFQGLGEEGLRILAEVREATGLPVVTEVMDTRQVELVAGYADVLQIGARNMQNFALLTEVGRLHRPVLLKRGMSATIKDLLLAAEYVMSQGNMQVILCERGIRTFETATRNTFDLAAIPVLKRETHLPVFADPSHAGGSRDLVAPLSYAAIAAGADGVIVEVHPCPEEATSDGEQSLSFEEFERLMAGLRPFTEVVGRSLAQPVPA, from the coding sequence ATGATCATCGTGACCCGCGCGGGCGTGACCCGCGAGCAGGTCGACCACATCCGCGAACGCGTGGAGGCCGCCGGCCTGCGCACGCACCTCTCCGTCGGAGAGCACCGCACCATCATCGGCTGCGTCGGCGACGAGAGCCGGCTGTCTGAACTCCCCCTGCTGTCGATCCCCGGCGTGGAGCAGGTGCACCCGGTGCTCAAGCCGTACAAGCTCGCGTCCCGGAGCTTCTCCCCCCACGCCACCCGCATCCCCTTCGGGTCGACCGAGATCGGCGCCGAGGAGTTCACGGTGGTGGCGGGCCCCTGCAGCGTGGAGAGCCGGGAGGTGATGCAGGCTACCGCCGAGCGCGTGCTCGAAGCCGGTGCCCGCGGGCTGCGGGGGGGAGCCTTCAAGCCCCGCACCTCGCCGTACTCGTTCCAGGGTCTGGGAGAAGAGGGACTCCGGATCCTCGCTGAGGTCCGCGAAGCCACGGGCCTCCCCGTGGTGACCGAGGTGATGGACACCCGCCAGGTCGAACTCGTGGCGGGGTACGCCGACGTGCTGCAGATCGGCGCCCGCAACATGCAGAACTTCGCCCTGCTCACCGAGGTGGGCCGGCTCCATCGCCCCGTGCTGCTGAAGCGGGGCATGTCGGCCACCATCAAGGATCTGCTCCTCGCCGCGGAGTACGTGATGAGCCAGGGCAACATGCAGGTGATCCTCTGCGAGCGCGGCATCCGCACCTTCGAGACCGCCACGCGCAACACCTTCGACCTCGCGGCCATTCCGGTGCTGAAGCGGGAGACGCACCTGCCGGTGTTCGCCGATCCCAGCCATGCGGGTGGCTCGCGCGACCTGGTCGCCCCGCTGAGCTACGCGGCCATCGCCGCCGGTGCCGACGGGGTGATCGTCGAGGTGCACCCCTGCCCCGAAGAGGCCACCTCGGACGGGGAGCAGTCGCTGAGCTTCGAGGAGTTCGAGCGGTTGATGGCGGGGCTGAGGCCGTTCACCGAGGTGGTGGGTCGCTCCCTCGCTCAGCCCGTGCCGGCCTGA